The following are encoded together in the Pedobacter sp. D749 genome:
- a CDS encoding sigma 54-interacting transcriptional regulator has translation MKIEKILIVEDEFIVAHDLQMILQRAGYQVVGIADSVKNAQTLLEKHQVDLVLLDIYLKGRLTGIDLAQDLMKSEIPFIYISANSNEKVLEAAKSTCPYGFIVKPYRDRDILLSIDIARYRKENSNNMKMSSERFMQDFIVDISMKSLTWQKKILAIAAAFQPYIPFDFIALSGIAKNGKRYSEIGITRKNFDQYDLFTANEFLKYTGLSRAEYDTINQLVPETTADAIYIGNDFEGVKKAAPMKNLIATTYHLCSNLVKTFYLENGDQISFSFYSRTENIYQPAHMELLNFLSGTLEKKLAYIIELEKAGTKSVLHQESDFPLAKKDFENIIGKSTALLSVLDKIKIVAPTDTSVLITGESGTGKEEIAKSIHRLSHRNKKPIVAVNCAALPADLIESILFGHEKGAFTGAINTRIGKFEEADGGTIFLDEIGEMPFDLQAKLLRVLQEKEIERIGGKQPVKVDLRIIAATNLNLEKEIAKGRFRLDLFYRLNVFPIHVPKLCLRKTDIPLLAEYFLQKHAKAVGKNISEIPTDFMDRLMLYDWPGNIRELEHVMLRSILLSSNGMLNPDHLELGMKKEDPLTQNGIKTIIDNERDHIIRVLELCKGKVAGSGGAAELLGIPATTLNSKIKKLGIER, from the coding sequence ATGAAGATTGAAAAAATTCTAATTGTTGAAGATGAATTTATAGTTGCGCACGACCTGCAGATGATTTTGCAGCGTGCCGGCTATCAGGTTGTTGGCATCGCCGATTCTGTTAAAAATGCACAGACCCTATTGGAAAAACACCAGGTAGACCTGGTTCTTTTAGACATTTACCTTAAAGGCAGGCTAACCGGCATTGACCTGGCGCAGGACCTGATGAAAAGTGAGATTCCTTTTATTTATATCTCGGCCAATTCGAATGAGAAAGTACTTGAGGCTGCAAAGTCCACCTGTCCGTATGGTTTTATTGTTAAGCCGTACCGCGATCGCGATATTTTATTAAGCATTGACATTGCAAGGTACCGAAAGGAAAACAGCAATAACATGAAAATGAGCAGCGAGCGTTTTATGCAGGATTTTATTGTAGATATCTCGATGAAATCCTTAACCTGGCAAAAAAAAATTTTAGCCATTGCAGCTGCCTTTCAACCATATATTCCTTTTGATTTTATTGCACTTTCTGGTATTGCAAAAAATGGAAAACGATATAGCGAAATTGGAATTACCAGAAAAAACTTTGACCAATATGACTTATTTACAGCAAATGAGTTCTTAAAATACACGGGTTTAAGCAGGGCAGAATATGATACCATCAATCAACTGGTACCTGAAACAACAGCTGACGCAATTTATATCGGTAATGATTTCGAAGGAGTAAAAAAGGCTGCTCCAATGAAAAACTTAATCGCAACCACTTACCATCTTTGTTCCAACCTGGTTAAAACGTTCTACCTCGAAAATGGCGATCAAATCAGCTTCTCATTTTACAGCAGAACCGAAAACATTTACCAGCCTGCCCATATGGAACTGCTTAATTTTCTATCAGGTACCTTAGAGAAAAAATTGGCGTACATTATTGAACTTGAAAAAGCCGGAACCAAATCAGTTTTACATCAGGAAAGTGACTTTCCTTTAGCTAAAAAAGATTTTGAAAATATTATCGGCAAAAGCACGGCCTTGCTTAGTGTTTTAGATAAGATAAAAATTGTTGCACCAACTGATACATCAGTATTGATTACCGGAGAAAGCGGAACAGGAAAAGAGGAAATCGCTAAAAGCATTCACCGACTATCGCATCGAAACAAAAAACCGATTGTAGCTGTAAATTGTGCTGCCTTGCCAGCGGATTTAATTGAATCCATTTTATTTGGTCACGAAAAAGGTGCGTTTACAGGCGCGATTAATACCCGGATCGGGAAATTTGAGGAGGCTGATGGCGGCACCATATTCCTTGATGAAATTGGCGAAATGCCTTTCGACCTTCAGGCAAAGCTCCTCCGGGTTTTACAGGAGAAAGAAATTGAAAGGATTGGTGGTAAACAACCTGTCAAAGTAGATTTAAGAATAATTGCTGCAACAAACCTCAATCTGGAAAAGGAGATTGCAAAAGGCAGGTTCAGGCTCGATCTTTTCTATCGTCTTAATGTTTTTCCAATACACGTTCCTAAACTTTGCCTGCGAAAAACTGACATCCCGCTCTTGGCTGAATATTTTCTTCAGAAACATGCAAAGGCAGTAGGCAAGAATATTTCTGAAATTCCTACTGATTTTATGGATCGGCTGATGTTATATGACTGGCCTGGCAATATCAGGGAATTGGAACATGTAATGCTGAGGAGCATACTGCTTTCATCGAATGGCATGCTTAATCCGGATCATCTGGAACTTGGAATGAAAAAAGAAGATCCCCTTACTCAAAATGGAATAAAAACGATTATTGACAACGAAAGAGACCATATCATCCGTGTTTTAGAACTTTGCAAAGGCAAGGTCGCCGGCAGCGGTGGCGCAGCTGAATTATTAGGTATTCCAGCAACAACGTTGAATTCTAAAATTAAAAAGCTGGGAATAGAACGTTAG
- a CDS encoding histidine kinase dimerization/phosphoacceptor domain -containing protein yields MIELNRLLKKPATVSYINKMLVFIVVLIAFILILFRCYSSSARNQVENLNPKDSLQKLNTLLSESKPDTNRVKYMISIANHFINQQANLAKAGPYLEKAHALSKQLKSLNWEFHTLIAYAHFLNKKNLRVQQANTYEKAIAIAKRIGNKHLEASAWDSYFINVPDTVSDYENRTFYDRAATAHALYKEIGTSFDEKYREATLLKTMADFHLEEEKFDLSIKELFEVIALDKKFKLPDLPKAYDLLSAVYERKGELSKALNYALLSVKTAQSSNEEVLDTYLNRVGSAYEAMGKAKESITWYSKTLNGRDKKTPFRFITAYAITSQMIKLGEAKKALPILQKTWSEVGNSSSGHRYFMFLAFGECYAALKKYDLAKKYFDKLLEDNTLNIYSNPFQTSVFFSVSEFYFAQNKYELASQFAEKARENQISMTLPRQIRLNEILYRIDLSTHRPAEAIVHLQTFHMLRDSMLSQENLNTIERLKIEFQASQKENENEILRKKSQLQSQELNRIQWIKNATIAGLAFLTIVLVLIYGRFRLKKKLHDILVRKKAEIDLAYAELEVNIQQKNKLIEEKEGLIKEVHHRVKNNLQLTMSLLNSQSYYLEDLSAIEAIKESQHRLKSIALIHQKLYQTENLATINIKPYIIELVEYLKESLNDDKMISFELNILNLELDISKAVPLGLIINEAITNIFKYAFPDIHGGKVIITLKECQEDHYQLFIKDNGIGLPADFDYEQSNTLGIILMKGLSAQIDGVFTMESKDGVSLHLTFMNKNEDLLLLTD; encoded by the coding sequence ATGATTGAATTAAACAGATTGCTCAAAAAACCTGCAACAGTAAGCTACATTAATAAAATGCTGGTTTTCATTGTTGTACTTATTGCTTTCATTTTAATTCTTTTTAGGTGCTATAGCAGTTCAGCCAGAAATCAGGTAGAGAACTTAAATCCTAAAGATTCACTCCAAAAGCTAAATACACTTCTTTCTGAATCAAAACCCGATACGAACCGGGTTAAATACATGATAAGCATCGCCAATCATTTCATCAATCAGCAGGCAAATTTGGCAAAGGCGGGGCCTTACCTGGAAAAAGCACACGCATTGAGCAAGCAACTTAAATCTTTAAACTGGGAATTCCACACGCTAATCGCATATGCCCATTTTTTGAATAAGAAAAATTTAAGAGTGCAACAGGCAAATACGTATGAAAAAGCGATTGCTATTGCAAAAAGAATCGGCAATAAACATCTTGAGGCCAGCGCATGGGATTCCTATTTTATAAATGTCCCGGATACCGTTTCAGACTATGAGAACAGGACATTTTATGATCGGGCAGCCACTGCACACGCTTTATATAAAGAAATCGGCACCTCCTTCGATGAAAAATACAGGGAGGCAACGCTCCTGAAAACGATGGCAGATTTCCATTTAGAAGAAGAAAAATTTGATTTATCGATAAAAGAATTGTTTGAGGTTATTGCGCTGGATAAAAAATTTAAACTTCCCGATCTTCCTAAGGCTTACGATTTGCTTTCGGCTGTTTATGAAAGAAAAGGAGAACTCAGTAAGGCACTGAATTATGCACTGCTGAGTGTAAAAACAGCGCAAAGCAGTAATGAGGAAGTGCTCGACACTTATTTAAACAGAGTAGGTTCTGCTTACGAGGCTATGGGTAAAGCTAAAGAGAGCATTACATGGTATAGTAAAACCCTTAACGGTCGAGACAAAAAAACCCCTTTCCGCTTCATTACGGCTTACGCCATTACGAGCCAAATGATTAAACTGGGCGAAGCTAAAAAAGCACTACCCATTCTCCAAAAAACATGGAGCGAAGTTGGCAATTCATCAAGCGGACACCGATATTTTATGTTTCTGGCATTTGGTGAGTGTTATGCTGCGTTAAAAAAGTACGATCTGGCTAAAAAATATTTCGACAAACTACTGGAAGACAATACATTAAACATATACTCTAACCCTTTCCAAACTTCAGTTTTCTTCTCTGTAAGCGAGTTTTACTTCGCCCAAAACAAATATGAGCTCGCTTCACAATTCGCCGAAAAAGCCAGAGAAAACCAGATCAGCATGACCTTACCAAGGCAGATCCGGTTAAATGAAATTCTTTATAGAATAGATCTGTCAACCCATCGCCCGGCTGAGGCCATTGTTCACCTGCAAACCTTTCATATGCTTAGAGATTCTATGCTGAGCCAGGAGAATTTAAATACCATTGAGCGATTGAAGATTGAATTCCAGGCTTCACAAAAGGAGAACGAAAATGAAATCCTCAGGAAGAAATCACAATTACAAAGTCAGGAACTTAACCGCATTCAATGGATCAAAAATGCCACTATCGCCGGGTTGGCTTTTCTAACCATTGTACTTGTTTTAATCTATGGACGGTTTCGGTTGAAAAAGAAACTTCATGATATTTTGGTCAGGAAAAAAGCAGAAATAGACCTCGCTTATGCTGAACTTGAAGTTAATATTCAACAAAAAAACAAGTTAATCGAAGAAAAAGAAGGCCTGATTAAGGAAGTGCACCATCGGGTCAAAAATAACCTGCAGCTAACCATGAGCCTTTTAAACAGCCAGAGTTATTACCTGGAGGATTTATCTGCAATTGAGGCCATAAAAGAAAGTCAGCACCGTCTGAAGAGTATCGCATTGATTCATCAAAAGCTTTATCAGACAGAAAATCTTGCTACCATCAACATTAAGCCTTATATCATTGAACTGGTTGAATATTTAAAGGAAAGCCTTAACGATGATAAAATGATCAGCTTTGAATTGAATATATTGAATCTCGAACTCGATATTTCGAAAGCTGTTCCGCTTGGCCTAATTATTAACGAGGCAATTACCAATATTTTTAAATACGCTTTTCCCGATATCCATGGCGGAAAAGTAATCATTACCCTAAAAGAATGCCAGGAAGATCATTATCAACTGTTTATCAAGGATAATGGCATCGGATTACCCGCCGACTTTGATTATGAACAGAGTAACACATTGGGCATTATTTTAATGAAAGGACTAAGTGCCCAAATTGATGGTGTTTTTACGATGGAAAGTAAAGACGGTGTTTCCTTACACTTGACTTTTATGAATAAAAATGAAGACTTATTGCTGCTGACTGATTAA
- a CDS encoding sigma-54-dependent Fis family transcriptional regulator, whose amino-acid sequence MENKGNLSVVRNMANTHLKTDAISDLENQHVLLLEKLKQKEIETAVLLSLSNSIASIRNKPDLFDVIDQKLKKLFDFDNFVICLINDDQETHSAFIYNQKEDFLKTAGVAPQSSKKYTLDDGMCRAMISSEKPIVFNVEEVLTWHDAPAWLEFWHNKGIKEMIGLKMVGRSGCIGFFYLYTKNTNSLSNIYFDLLQGISLQISIAISNILANEKIEQQLTEINEYKQKLEDEKSYLQEEIQHKYNHTEIIGQSESLESIFHLIDAVAATDSTVLIIGETGTGKELIARALHNSSLHSNQLMVKVNCAAIPASLAESELFGHEKGSFTGATERRIGKFELAHNGTLFLDEIGELSIDLQVKLLRALQEKEIERIGGKGVIKTNVRIIAATNRNLLKEVEKGNFRSDLYYRLNVFPISMPPLRDRLDDIPHLTTFFIERISKKTGRQVNAISKSALNKLMLYPWPGNVRELEHLIERSILLTSGNILKEIHLPKIDRNEAINNSEEQKIKSIHENERDHILSILKRCKGKISGIGGAAEVLNIPATTLNSKIKKFKIKREHILNK is encoded by the coding sequence ATGGAAAACAAGGGTAATCTGTCTGTAGTTAGAAACATGGCAAATACTCACCTAAAAACTGATGCGATCTCCGATCTTGAAAACCAGCATGTTTTACTGCTTGAAAAGCTTAAACAAAAAGAAATAGAAACCGCGGTACTGTTATCTTTAAGTAACTCAATCGCCTCTATACGCAACAAACCTGATCTCTTCGATGTCATCGATCAAAAGCTGAAAAAACTATTTGATTTTGATAATTTCGTCATCTGTTTAATCAATGATGATCAGGAAACACATAGTGCTTTCATCTACAACCAAAAAGAAGATTTCCTTAAAACCGCAGGTGTAGCGCCACAATCTTCTAAGAAATATACACTCGATGACGGCATGTGCAGGGCGATGATCTCATCGGAAAAACCAATTGTTTTCAATGTTGAAGAAGTCTTAACGTGGCATGATGCACCAGCATGGCTGGAATTTTGGCACAATAAGGGCATTAAAGAAATGATCGGCCTGAAAATGGTCGGCAGATCGGGCTGTATCGGTTTCTTTTACCTATATACTAAAAATACAAATTCCTTATCGAACATTTATTTTGATTTACTTCAGGGCATTTCGCTGCAAATTTCAATAGCGATCTCGAACATCCTGGCAAATGAAAAAATTGAACAGCAACTTACTGAAATCAACGAATACAAACAAAAACTAGAAGATGAGAAAAGTTACCTGCAGGAGGAGATCCAACATAAATACAACCATACTGAGATTATTGGACAAAGCGAGTCGTTAGAAAGTATTTTTCACCTGATAGACGCTGTGGCCGCCACTGATAGCACAGTATTGATTATTGGAGAAACCGGAACAGGAAAGGAACTCATAGCGAGGGCATTACACAATTCTTCACTTCACAGCAATCAATTGATGGTTAAAGTTAATTGCGCCGCGATTCCCGCTAGCCTGGCCGAAAGTGAACTTTTTGGTCATGAAAAAGGCAGTTTTACGGGCGCAACAGAGCGGCGGATTGGGAAATTCGAACTGGCCCATAACGGCACGCTTTTCTTAGATGAAATTGGGGAACTCTCGATCGACCTTCAGGTGAAGTTGCTAAGGGCGCTACAGGAAAAAGAAATTGAGCGCATTGGAGGTAAAGGTGTAATTAAAACAAATGTTAGGATTATAGCCGCCACTAACCGAAATTTATTAAAAGAGGTAGAAAAAGGGAATTTCAGGAGTGATCTCTATTACCGGTTAAACGTATTTCCGATTTCAATGCCGCCTTTGAGGGATAGACTGGATGACATCCCCCATCTAACAACATTTTTCATTGAACGCATTTCTAAGAAAACCGGGCGACAGGTAAATGCCATTTCCAAAAGCGCATTGAACAAACTGATGCTCTACCCCTGGCCGGGAAATGTGAGGGAATTGGAGCACCTGATTGAGCGGAGCATATTATTAACATCGGGCAACATATTAAAAGAGATTCACTTACCTAAAATAGATAGAAATGAAGCTATAAACAATTCAGAGGAGCAAAAAATAAAAAGTATCCACGAGAACGAGCGCGACCATATCCTGTCAATATTAAAACGCTGTAAAGGCAAAATTTCTGGTATTGGTGGAGCTGCTGAAGTTTTAAACATCCCAGCTACGACCCTCAATTCAAAAATTAAAAAATTTAAAATTAAACGGGAACACATCCTGAATAAGTAA
- a CDS encoding hydrolase gives MKPSPDLLSPENHALVLIDFEGQMAFATKSISITELRTNVAIICGASKIFNVPTIVTTVAEESFSGPVFPEVEEFYPQATSNYIDRTSMNTWEDEPAYQAITATGKKKIVLAGLWTGVCIVGPALSALSEGFDVFVITDACGDVSAEAHERAVQRMVHAGVKPVTSVQYLLELQRDWARTETYEPVTTLMKKYGAGYGIGIQYAHKMIKH, from the coding sequence ATGAAACCATCACCAGACTTATTATCTCCGGAAAACCATGCTTTAGTATTAATCGATTTTGAAGGACAAATGGCTTTTGCAACCAAAAGTATCTCCATTACTGAACTTCGTACCAATGTGGCCATCATCTGTGGCGCATCCAAAATCTTTAACGTGCCTACCATTGTAACTACAGTTGCAGAAGAATCGTTTTCTGGTCCTGTTTTTCCCGAAGTTGAAGAATTTTATCCTCAGGCTACTTCAAATTATATTGATAGAACTTCAATGAATACCTGGGAAGATGAACCTGCTTACCAAGCAATTACAGCAACAGGAAAAAAGAAAATTGTTTTAGCCGGCCTATGGACTGGCGTATGTATTGTTGGTCCGGCTTTATCAGCCTTGTCAGAAGGTTTTGATGTTTTCGTTATCACAGATGCATGCGGTGATGTAAGCGCTGAGGCGCATGAACGTGCTGTTCAACGAATGGTGCATGCAGGTGTAAAACCGGTAACTTCTGTACAGTATCTTCTCGAATTGCAAAGAGACTGGGCCAGAACAGAAACTTATGAGCCTGTAACCACCTTAATGAAAAAGTACGGTGCAGGTTATGGTATCGGCATTCAGTATGCACACAAAATGATAAAGCACTAA
- a CDS encoding alginate export family protein, whose amino-acid sequence MSINYPRLAIVLTFCICFFIAGAYGQGIKLMRYDEDYSSLKDSDRNLYNTLKFLPLSVNKKVYFSFGGEIREEFAGKINEDWIKDQGFNHSFLQRYVLYADLNIGEKLRLFAQLNSALENGSKYGPAPVDEDRLAVQNLFAEYRILKDSVNKLAVRVGRQEINYGSGRLISVREGTTVRQYFTGAKLMYASPRFSLDAFVLEADEVNFGVFDNRPSHQANLWGAYSNLIIRKGGNFDFYYLGIRRDNAEFEEGIAKEVRHTLATRYWKSGGGFIYNLEAAYQFGEFGSGNIDAWTMAFELGYTFEKTRFKPSINLRNDYISGDQKAGDGKLQTFNPLYPKGGYFGFNPLIGPSNLIDLHPYLTLSLTDNLSVQADVVFNWRYSTSDGIYRPSGNFNTAGSLSSHRFIGTTYLLSADYRFNNNLSISCGGQYFKVGDFIKDIVPLWDNSKFFNAQVSYKF is encoded by the coding sequence ATGAGCATAAATTATCCCCGTTTGGCAATTGTCTTGACTTTTTGTATCTGCTTTTTCATAGCGGGTGCATACGGGCAGGGTATTAAGCTTATGCGCTACGATGAGGATTATAGTAGCCTGAAAGATTCGGACAGGAACCTCTACAATACATTAAAGTTCCTGCCACTTTCGGTAAATAAAAAAGTTTACTTCAGTTTTGGTGGCGAGATTAGAGAAGAATTTGCTGGTAAAATCAATGAAGATTGGATCAAAGATCAAGGTTTTAATCATTCTTTTTTACAACGCTATGTGCTTTATGCCGATTTAAATATTGGAGAAAAACTAAGGCTTTTTGCTCAGTTAAACAGTGCCCTGGAAAATGGCAGTAAGTATGGTCCAGCTCCGGTTGATGAAGACCGGCTTGCAGTTCAGAATCTTTTCGCGGAATACAGGATACTTAAAGACTCCGTAAATAAATTAGCTGTTCGTGTCGGTAGACAGGAAATTAATTACGGCTCGGGTAGGTTAATTTCAGTGCGGGAAGGCACCACAGTGCGACAATACTTTACAGGAGCCAAGCTGATGTATGCCTCCCCGCGATTTTCGCTTGATGCGTTTGTTTTAGAAGCTGATGAAGTTAATTTTGGGGTATTTGACAATCGTCCAAGCCATCAGGCCAATCTTTGGGGCGCTTACTCCAATCTCATTATCAGGAAAGGCGGCAACTTCGATTTCTATTATTTAGGTATCAGGCGCGATAACGCTGAATTTGAGGAAGGCATAGCAAAAGAAGTACGGCATACGCTGGCTACCCGGTATTGGAAAAGTGGCGGAGGGTTTATCTACAATCTGGAAGCTGCCTACCAGTTTGGGGAATTTGGAAGTGGTAATATCGACGCCTGGACAATGGCTTTTGAACTTGGTTACACTTTCGAAAAAACCAGGTTTAAGCCATCAATCAACCTTCGGAATGATTATATCTCTGGAGACCAGAAAGCTGGCGATGGGAAATTACAAACTTTTAATCCACTGTATCCGAAAGGCGGGTATTTTGGCTTTAACCCACTCATCGGGCCATCAAATTTAATTGATCTGCATCCCTATTTAACATTAAGCTTAACCGATAATTTAAGCGTTCAGGCAGATGTTGTTTTCAACTGGAGGTATTCCACCAGCGACGGCATCTATCGGCCGAGCGGAAATTTTAACACTGCAGGCTCCCTTTCCAGTCACCGGTTTATCGGTACCACTTACCTGCTCAGTGCAGATTATAGATTCAATAACAACCTTTCAATTAGTTGCGGAGGGCAATATTTCAAGGTCGGTGATTTTATAAAAGATATCGTACCACTCTGGGACAATTCAAAGTTTTTTAATGCTCAGGTATCATACAAATTTTAA
- a CDS encoding amidohydrolase, producing MDADIILFNGKVHTIAKHKQEITALAIKDGKFIAVGGDSDIMNFSGSSTRLIDLGKKRVVPGINDSHIHLIRGGLNFNLELRWDGVPSLADALRMLKEQVDITPSPQWVRVVGGWSEFQFAERRMPTLEEINAIAPETPVFILHLYDRAFMNRAALKAVGYTKDTPAPPGGEIQRDANGEPTGLIIASPNAMILYSTLAKGPKLSYEHQVNSTRHFMTELNRFGITSVIDAGGGFQNFPDDYKVVNELNEQKQLTVRIAYNLFTQRPKQEFEDFDNWTNTVKLYQGDDMYRHNGAGEMLVFSAADFEDFLQPRPDLPDNMEPELERVVRLLVEKRWPFRLHATYNESISRFLNVFEKVNKDIPFAGLPWIFDHAETIDERNIERVKALGGGIAIQSRMAYQGEYFTERYGTKAALQTPPVKKMLEMEVPVGGGSDATRVSSYNPWVSMFWLTAGKTVGGLKIYNEDTILTRETALELYTRGSAWFSNEQQKKGDIQAGMLADLAVLNQDYFEVGDEQIKSIESDLTIVDGKIVYAKGDFSSFSPPKIPILPDWSPTKNYNGYYSSATHQGNQQGKSKGAKGADSVLAMVHSCVGSCNVHNHNHDAVRTSNLPVNNYTAFWGALGCSCFAF from the coding sequence ATGGATGCAGATATTATATTATTCAATGGCAAGGTGCATACCATTGCCAAACATAAACAAGAAATAACGGCCCTCGCTATTAAAGATGGGAAATTTATTGCCGTTGGCGGTGATAGCGATATCATGAATTTTTCAGGTTCTTCCACAAGATTGATTGATCTTGGCAAAAAAAGGGTGGTTCCGGGCATTAACGATTCGCACATTCACTTAATCCGTGGTGGATTGAATTTCAATCTGGAATTGCGATGGGATGGCGTTCCATCACTGGCCGATGCCTTGCGGATGCTTAAAGAACAGGTGGATATTACGCCGTCGCCACAATGGGTGCGTGTAGTTGGCGGCTGGTCGGAATTTCAGTTTGCCGAAAGGAGAATGCCAACGCTGGAAGAAATAAATGCTATTGCGCCCGAAACGCCTGTGTTTATTCTACATCTATATGATCGTGCTTTTATGAACCGTGCCGCGCTTAAGGCCGTTGGTTATACAAAAGATACGCCTGCGCCTCCAGGTGGAGAAATCCAGAGAGATGCGAATGGAGAACCTACCGGATTGATTATCGCGAGCCCGAATGCCATGATTTTATATTCCACTCTGGCAAAAGGACCAAAACTCTCTTACGAACATCAGGTAAATTCTACCCGTCATTTTATGACCGAACTGAACCGTTTCGGCATTACCAGTGTGATTGATGCCGGGGGAGGTTTTCAAAATTTTCCCGACGATTATAAAGTCGTAAATGAACTGAACGAACAAAAGCAACTTACCGTTCGTATTGCCTATAATTTGTTTACCCAAAGGCCAAAACAGGAATTTGAAGACTTTGACAACTGGACCAACACCGTAAAACTTTACCAGGGAGATGACATGTACCGCCACAACGGGGCAGGTGAGATGCTGGTTTTTTCGGCAGCAGATTTTGAAGATTTTCTTCAGCCAAGGCCAGATCTTCCGGATAATATGGAGCCGGAATTGGAACGTGTAGTACGTCTGCTAGTTGAGAAAAGATGGCCTTTCAGACTTCATGCCACATATAATGAAAGTATCAGCCGCTTTTTAAATGTATTTGAAAAGGTTAATAAAGATATTCCTTTTGCTGGCCTGCCCTGGATATTCGACCATGCCGAAACCATTGATGAGCGCAACATAGAACGTGTAAAAGCTTTAGGGGGTGGTATCGCGATTCAGAGTAGGATGGCCTATCAGGGCGAATATTTTACCGAACGTTACGGTACAAAAGCAGCGCTACAAACCCCACCGGTAAAAAAGATGCTCGAAATGGAAGTTCCTGTAGGCGGCGGTTCTGATGCAACACGGGTAAGCAGTTACAATCCATGGGTTTCAATGTTCTGGTTAACGGCTGGCAAAACGGTGGGTGGCTTGAAAATCTACAATGAAGATACTATTTTAACTCGTGAAACTGCTTTAGAGCTGTACACCAGGGGCAGTGCCTGGTTTTCTAACGAGCAGCAAAAGAAAGGCGATATACAAGCGGGCATGCTTGCCGATTTAGCGGTATTAAATCAAGATTACTTCGAGGTTGGCGATGAGCAGATTAAAAGTATCGAATCTGATTTAACCATTGTTGACGGCAAAATTGTGTATGCCAAAGGCGATTTTTCTTCTTTTTCGCCACCAAAAATTCCGATTCTGCCAGACTGGTCGCCAACTAAAAACTATAACGGATATTATTCATCAGCAACGCATCAGGGTAATCAACAAGGAAAATCGAAAGGTGCAAAGGGCGCAGATTCAGTTTTAGCGATGGTACACTCCTGCGTAGGCAGCTGTAATGTTCACAACCACAATCACGATGCGGTAAGGACCAGTAACCTCCCTGTAAACAATTACACTGCATTTTGGGGCGCATTGGGCTGCTCGTGTTTTGCTTTTTAA
- a CDS encoding DoxX family protein yields the protein MEDIIKYLLYSDLGSGINNWAVLIFRVLLMLELFRVHGMKKFRVQNGEKEHVPNPLGLPDKLNGLVATFSDTVVPFLVAIGFGTRLFLLPSIGVTAIGYFVVHRKDSIEVRDVPYMYTLAMLFLWLTGPGTISIDHYLFNTFFN from the coding sequence ATGGAAGATATCATCAAATACCTGTTGTATTCTGATTTGGGTTCAGGCATTAACAATTGGGCTGTACTCATTTTCAGGGTATTGCTTATGCTCGAACTCTTCAGGGTGCATGGAATGAAAAAGTTCCGTGTTCAAAATGGAGAAAAAGAGCATGTACCCAATCCTTTGGGTTTACCGGATAAGTTGAACGGTTTAGTAGCTACGTTTTCTGATACCGTTGTGCCATTTCTGGTTGCCATCGGTTTCGGTACCAGGCTTTTCCTTTTGCCATCTATAGGAGTAACGGCCATCGGCTACTTTGTAGTGCACAGAAAAGATTCGATAGAGGTGCGGGATGTACCTTACATGTACACATTAGCCATGCTTTTTTTGTGGTTAACCGGACCCGGCACAATTTCAATAGATCATTATTTATTCAATACATTTTTTAACTAA
- a CDS encoding Dps family protein: MEAKIGISAENLAEVAHSLSKILADEYVLYTKTRKAHWNVEGPDFYNKHKFFEAQYTQLEDIVDEVAERIRKLGHYAPASLKQFLELTHLTEDDRGKNDAPTYIKMLLADHESILIHLRENIDNYAGALKDAGTSDYITGLMETHETMAWMLRAHLS; encoded by the coding sequence ATGGAAGCTAAAATTGGAATCAGCGCAGAAAACCTTGCTGAGGTTGCACATTCATTAAGTAAAATTCTGGCAGATGAATATGTTTTATACACCAAAACCCGCAAAGCACATTGGAATGTTGAAGGACCAGACTTTTACAACAAACACAAATTTTTCGAAGCGCAATACACGCAGTTAGAAGATATCGTGGATGAAGTTGCAGAACGTATCCGTAAACTCGGTCATTATGCACCCGCGTCGCTTAAACAGTTTCTGGAATTGACACATCTGACAGAAGACGACCGCGGTAAAAATGATGCACCAACCTACATCAAAATGTTATTGGCAGATCACGAAAGCATCCTGATCCATTTAAGAGAAAACATTGATAATTACGCAGGTGCGCTTAAAGATGCCGGAACAAGCGATTACATTACAGGTTTAATGGAAACACACGAAACCATGGCCTGGATGTTAAGGGCACACCTATCCTAA